agattAAACTTGGACTCAAAAGGAGCTGGTTGACTCACTGAGTTCGTATTCATTTCAACCTCAATCATTGCCCAAGACCAAAATTTTATCTACCAAATAAATGATTACCATCAATTGCTTCTTTAATTCTCCAATCAGCTACTAATAGTAATAAAATCTTTGAATCTACTAAAACGATAGTTAAATTCATTGATGGACTCAACCATTGAACCCAGTCTGGCTCCATACAGCATCTCGAACTCGACTCAAATCGCGACCTTTTAGCGTTCGTCCAACACCCTCGAACACTGAGTGCGCGTTGGAGTTCCGGCTACGCGCGATATATTCGTGGGGTGGGACCATCTCCGAGTCATGATCGTCCACTCCATCGTCCGAGTCATGCAACGACTCGACCGAGTTAACTCGGTATATCTTGGACCAATCAGGGAAATTAACAGGTGCTGACGTGGCCATGTGACGCACACGTGGGGATGGCGCGTCTTGTCCTCGAAACTGGTGCAAGATCCGAGGAGATGCTGTTTTACCTGAATCATCGAAAGCCAATGACAACCCACCCACGTGGCGGCTGCTGCTGCGGCGGCTGTAATGATCGGCGCGTGGTACTGGGGTGGCGCGTGGACTCCACTCGTCCTTTGAACCATGATCATCCATGTTGACCATGTCTTCAACTGTTGACCAGATATCATCTTCTCCTAGTTCTGACGAACCGTTGACTGTTTGACTTCCATTTATGTAGGTGTAGTTTCCTAATAACATATCACTATGACTAGTGGTCAGTTTCCGACCATTTGCCATTTTTTCATCACCTTTTGTTTATTTCCCGGCGACAGGAAAGAATTCTATATGTATACAaaatgattgtttttttttttcctatactACTACGAGTTACCGGATTCTTGATTTTCCGGTGACCCAAgtaagaaaattgataaaaataagatAAAACAGTTGTGTGTGGCTTTTTATTTACTTAATGCTATATCTCCATGGTGGGGGGAAAAAGGGCTATAATAAACGGAGACTCAACTTTGAAGGTAGGAAGTGTATATATAAGACATGATTGGGATATGGCCTATGGGGAACTTGATTTGCATTTCATGTGAATGTGGAGTTCATTTTGTCTgcatttcatcaatgaaataATAACGACAAAAAGTAATGGTGGAAATGGAAGATGAGCACGAAATTTAAAACCAAAAAGAATATGCGAATATGAGGTTTTAAATTAATCAACTTCAATATCTGATAGTAGGTTATCACTATTGTTTTCCGTCTTAAATTATGTAATGATGTTAGAATAGTTACAGAAGGGGAAAAAAGAGTGGAAATTATGGTCTAATTAACCATCTCTAGAATTTTTTATAgctataaaaatcatttaattaataaatgaaaatgtgtctttttttttttgggcaagaAAAAGAAAAGCGTGTCAAGTAAATGAGACAGAAGGAGTGCCTCTTAATGCTTATCAAAAGTTCACCTATAATTAAATTTATGTTTCACACACCATCATTCAAATAATATCTATCGATAAATTTCTTAAAATgtgaaatttaaaataaaatactttatctgctataaaaaaattaaaacgaTATGATGGCATaagataaaatatatataaaaaaacttATATCCATTACTTAATCCGTTATCTGATTTTGCAAATATATTTTTTGCATAGACCATGCCTAGAACTCAAACTAAAAATTCCTGAAGtttcaacaaaaaaataataataaaaaaaagaagtaaagtaGAGTATTGGTAGAAGTGATTGTGAGGTAGTGGAATTAAACAAGTATAAGGACGAGAGTGGAGGACACGTGCCAATTACATGAAGGAAAAGGCTCTTGTCAGATTGGAATGATTAGTGAGGATTTGAGATGTTGGATTCTGATTGTCAGTGGTGGTAACCTTTGCAGTAAAGCTCAAAATAAAGTTTACTTTCTCCAAACACCAATGTAAAAGTTTTTATTACCTGAACACCAAAAAGGTCAAGACAACATAAAGATTTGGATAACCTGAATGCATTAATATGGGAAAAATCAAACCCACCACATTGATGTTGGTCACAATGATCCAGATGGGGTTAGGATAGTAAATTCACATGCGTATCTAGATCATTTATGTGAAGTCAATGacatttttattcttttcttccaaaattAATCTTACACCATTAATGCATTTTGACCTATTAATTACTTTGTTTTTTAAGATTATCTATTAGTATTTATATACAGAATTACGTGAAATTAGTTGAGCACTTTCTCCGAAAGAAGAACTTATTATATGTGCTTGCCAGTACATTTCTGGATAACTAAATATTTGGTTTAGATTTGGCTTAGTTTTCTTCGTGTCTCGAATTCCTAAGATATACTTATTCATGAATGAGGCATATTAAGACCAATTTCCATATCTGGTGTAGGTTGCAAAAAGATCGTAAGCTGATAACTAATTATTTCCTCCTCCCAAATTAATTGTCATGTTTTGAGTCAAACTATATAAACTTGAATCGGTATTTTAAAATATATCTCTTCATCAAATTCACATGAGAAATGTTGCAACTTTTAGTATTTTGTTATATAGTTTTTGAATAGATAAAATTTAATTGTAAAATATTGAGTTGGTCTAATCTAATTTAGCTTTGAAAAATAGTCAAATTGACAGTTGAGAATAAAAACATGACACCTAACTTGGGGCTGGGGGAGTAACTACTCCCTACGACTCATATTATATGATGTTTTTAGCTTTTACATTTGgtccaaatatttttttttacaaatcaagaaggtattaattaattattttttcaaatttacccttatttAGATAATGAATTTTTACGTAACCAATAAATCATAAAAATAGGTACTATTTAATTAAGGATAATTAAGTGAAAATACCTCTTATTCTCTACAGAGGAAATTAAGGGGTGTGCCtaaactaagtaggcgtttgccATAGATTCCAATTATCGTTCACTTTTTTGGAATTTATGATGTTGTAATTCAAGATGGGGTAGAATGTCGTTATACTTTTTCGCAAAGCCGAGAAGAGaacattttatttaaaattatgtaGATGGAGTTGGAAAACATGTTACTAGCCGTTTTTCAAATTAGAAATCCAACTTCACGTTGCATTTAGATTTTTTATGGTCAAACACTGACTTTATaataaagtgaaaatttattccgaaaaaaataaataattctcATGACCAAAAGGGTTCTTAAAGCACCATACAATATGAATTCGAGGGAGTATATTACAGTAAACCCCTTGATAGCTTGAATAAATTCTCACAGTTAATTCATTTGTTGCTCGTTATTCTGTATACTTCCCTAGTTCCTCTTTATATGACAATATTTTGAGAATGACACATTTTTTCTTTGACCATAATTTTCAAAAAATTTGGAGACACCTCGCTACTAGTTTATAACAGAGATATGACATGACTATTCATGCAGGtcaattattattaattattttaaCACGTGTTTAATTAGTTTGGAAAGAATTATTGTACGAGAGGAATGTGATCACTGATTTGATGATTTTATTGTACAATTTTTAGCGTGTGCATGAAATTTTGGTTAAATATAAGTTCTTCATGTCATGTTGTTAGAGgcacatttaaatttaaatttgatAATTTCAGCCTTTATGTTTTTCTTGGACCCTAAtctgttcttttttcttttcaaaccaCTGAACTCATTGATTATATAATTACACCTTTAATTCCTCAGCAATTGGCACATGATACGGACCCGAAATTGTACATCGACACTTGAACAAATTCTTGTTTTATTAATTAGATCTGGTTAAAGTCCAAAAGTTTCTGACTTTGAATTAAAACTATATCACTATTTTTTATGTTAATAAGTACTCCCTCCAGTAATATTAGTTGTCTCGGTAAACTGGATTTGTTTAACTTGTTTTATGTTTTAGAAAAATATGACCCCTTTTTTACTTAAACTTTTTTTAATATTCACCCTATCGCTCTAATTAGTGGAATGTCAATTAGGAAAATATTTAAAAAGATATAGAAAAGTATTTTAAACaaatacttttaaaatttatgggaTTAAATCTTTTTTACGGTGTATACGAAAATCCATGgcaaaatcagattttgaaattTACGAATTTGTATAACGATTTTAAGTTAATACTGTATACAAAAATAACTGACTTACTGTCAAATAATCTAAACTTCTCAGTAAATCATATTCGTACGTTATGAGTGATCTATAGAATTCAGAAGGGCAAATAATATTGGGACAAGTTTGTCATTCATTTAGTGAGTTGTTGTAAACAAACCTTCAAGTCTCGTACAATTTCACTTTCAAGAAGTTAAATCTTGTCCTCAAGTTTCATAATGTTTCCGTAAAATTTGGACTCTTTGATTTCTGaaccaaataccaaaacaatgaATAACGACTTTAGTAAAACTTTTACAACCTATACTATTGGAAAATGGTCAAATATATTCCTCGTTATACTTTTGCTTTAAATATATCCTTACAGTCATACTTTGGACACAAATATATCCCTCCACCGTTAAAGTTGTCCACCTTGAACATCCTATCCTACATGACAATaatatttgatgaggtggatgccacgtgacATTGCCACCTCGTCACCCCTAACTCATTTTATTCCTCCCATCTTTCACCACTAAAATTTTCATCCCTAGTAAGGATATATGAAAAATCCGAGGTGAGACTTAAGGAATAATGGTCCACACAATTCTCAACCACCTCTCAACCAGATCCGGTCGACTCAGGCAATCAAAAGTCCACTTAAGGTACCTATTTTAATAGTATTCGTCACATATTCAACAAAATAAGGGAACAATGAATTATAATTTAATATACTCTGAAAATCGTTATGTGTATTAATCATTATTCAACATATATATGGTTAAAGAATTAGGTACCATGTATATTCAAATAATATAATATAGCAGACCAGTAGTAAATTACTATTTAATACTAGGCAGAACGGATAAAAAAATTCTAGAGCTCTAACTATATGGTGGtaatggtggtggaggggtggaaGATGGGAGAAATAAAGTGGGTTTGGAGTGATGAGGTGGcaatgccacgtggcatccacctcatcaaatattAT
Above is a genomic segment from Lycium barbarum isolate Lr01 chromosome 12, ASM1917538v2, whole genome shotgun sequence containing:
- the LOC132623304 gene encoding protein S40-5-like; translated protein: MANGRKLTTSHSDMLLGNYTYINGSQTVNGSSELGEDDIWSTVEDMVNMDDHGSKDEWSPRATPVPRADHYSRRSSSRHVGGLSLAFDDSGKTASPRILHQFRGQDAPSPRVRHMATSAPVNFPDWSKIYRVNSVESLHDSDDGVDDHDSEMVPPHEYIARSRNSNAHSVFEGVGRTLKGRDLSRVRDAVWSQTGFNG